A region of Chitinophaga horti DNA encodes the following proteins:
- the hisB gene encoding bifunctional histidinol-phosphatase/imidazoleglycerol-phosphate dehydratase HisB, with product MKRVLFIDRDGTMIKEQPPTYQIDSLEKVEFYPKVFTYLAKIAAELDYELVMVSNQDGMGTDSFPEDTFWPAQKHILRSFENEGVVFANICIDCSFPHENKPTRKPGTGMLTQYLSGDYDMANSFVIGDRITDVQLAMNLGAKAIWMKEDAALGATEVNDDAAKLQNVVALETTDWQRIYEFLKIGIREVEHVRTTKETDIRIKLNLDGTGKANISTGLHFFDHMLDQIARHGSIDLEIIAKGDLHIDEHHTIEDTGIALGEAIGAALADKKGMERYGFCLPMDDCLAQVAIDFGGRNWIVWDAEFKREKVGDMPTEMFFHFFKSFSDAAKANLNVKAEGENEHHKIEAIFKTFAKAIKMAVKRNPDKMQLPSTKGVL from the coding sequence ATGAAAAGAGTACTCTTCATCGACCGCGACGGCACCATGATCAAAGAACAGCCACCAACCTACCAGATCGACAGCCTGGAGAAAGTGGAGTTCTATCCCAAGGTATTTACTTATCTCGCTAAAATAGCCGCCGAACTGGATTATGAGCTGGTCATGGTGAGCAACCAGGACGGTATGGGTACAGATTCATTCCCGGAGGATACCTTCTGGCCCGCGCAAAAACACATTCTTCGTTCCTTTGAAAACGAAGGTGTGGTATTCGCCAACATCTGCATCGACTGCAGTTTTCCGCATGAGAACAAGCCCACCCGCAAACCGGGCACAGGCATGCTTACCCAATACCTGAGCGGCGATTACGATATGGCCAACAGCTTCGTGATCGGGGATCGTATTACGGACGTGCAACTCGCCATGAACCTGGGTGCCAAAGCCATCTGGATGAAGGAAGATGCAGCATTGGGTGCAACAGAAGTGAATGACGATGCGGCGAAACTGCAAAACGTTGTTGCGCTGGAAACCACCGACTGGCAAAGGATTTATGAGTTCCTGAAGATTGGCATCCGCGAAGTAGAACATGTTCGCACTACCAAGGAAACAGACATCCGTATAAAACTAAACCTCGACGGCACCGGTAAAGCGAACATCAGCACCGGCCTGCACTTCTTCGACCATATGCTCGATCAGATCGCGCGCCACGGCAGCATCGACCTCGAGATCATTGCTAAAGGAGATCTGCATATTGACGAGCATCATACGATCGAAGACACGGGGATCGCGCTGGGAGAAGCCATTGGAGCCGCTTTGGCAGATAAAAAAGGCATGGAGCGTTATGGTTTCTGCCTGCCCATGGACGACTGTCTGGCCCAGGTAGCCATCGATTTCGGCGGTCGCAACTGGATCGTTTGGGATGCGGAGTTCAAAAGAGAGAAAGTAGGAGATATGCCGACTGAGATGTTTTTCCACTTCTTCAAATCCTTCTCAGACGCGGCAAAAGCCAACCTGAACGTGAAGGCGGAAGGCGAGAACGAGCATCATAAAATCGAGGCCATCTTTAAGACTTTTGCTAAAGCGATTAAAATGGCGGTGAAGCGCAATCCTGATAAAATGCAGCTTCCCAGTACAAAGGGCGTGCTCTAA
- a CDS encoding RagB/SusD family nutrient uptake outer membrane protein has translation MKMNIKKIGTLLLGITLLSGACTNLDEEPFDILPSGNYYQDKNSVIAALLRPYEHGHWCGWDGDRWLLSELTADNFVWTQKGKHGYDGGDWIRLHGHSWNVDDGHINGGWVGPYQGIGQCNVISADIEKLDYARFGLPETDKAQHLSELRTLRAWFYLFLIDYFRTVPIYKEPQKIEAQSTPQEVFNYIETELKESLPGLPKNGHAGRWDQGGAAALLVRLYLNAEKWIGTPKYTECATIAQEIIDGKYGTYSLDADYRGPFRSGLKNVRSPENIFEFPHAKNIYELGWIYNATMHYQARYSLDNDWGGWNGIHLTPSRDVDGNLLPYKLGMPYERYEATDYRKQPFKTTDAAGSHEGFFLVGQQYEFNYSRGYGFDSTKPVNGTEEYNGKPLAYVDMVGRFSEKPGGRWAEGSHVTTGEENSGVRLMKFPWLPMTKELFQFNSVPEIRLAEIYYSLAECKYRANDKAGAATLLDAVRKRNFPVAAWAGTSYAANLAKLTDDEFVIELGREFIGERHRRTDLVRWDRFGAEWWDKPVDGKDRSVFPIPQRALNSNPLLKPNGYE, from the coding sequence ATGAAAATGAACATAAAGAAGATAGGCACCCTGCTGCTTGGTATAACGCTGTTATCCGGCGCCTGTACGAACCTGGACGAGGAGCCGTTTGACATCCTGCCCTCGGGCAATTACTACCAGGATAAAAACTCTGTAATTGCAGCTTTGCTAAGGCCTTACGAACATGGCCACTGGTGCGGCTGGGATGGTGATCGCTGGCTGCTGTCCGAACTTACGGCCGATAACTTTGTTTGGACGCAAAAAGGTAAACACGGCTACGATGGCGGCGACTGGATTCGCCTGCATGGCCATAGCTGGAACGTGGACGATGGCCATATTAACGGCGGCTGGGTAGGCCCGTACCAGGGCATCGGGCAATGCAACGTAATTTCTGCTGACATCGAAAAGCTCGACTACGCCCGCTTCGGCCTACCGGAAACCGACAAGGCACAACACCTTTCGGAGCTGCGCACGCTACGTGCCTGGTTCTACCTGTTCCTGATCGATTACTTCCGCACGGTACCGATCTACAAAGAGCCGCAGAAAATCGAAGCACAAAGCACCCCGCAGGAGGTGTTCAACTACATAGAAACGGAGTTGAAAGAATCGCTGCCCGGGTTGCCGAAGAATGGGCATGCCGGTCGTTGGGACCAGGGTGGAGCGGCGGCGCTGCTCGTGCGTTTATACCTCAATGCAGAAAAATGGATCGGCACGCCCAAGTATACCGAGTGCGCCACCATCGCCCAGGAAATTATCGATGGCAAGTACGGCACCTATTCCCTGGACGCTGACTACCGTGGCCCGTTCCGTTCCGGCTTGAAAAACGTTCGTTCTCCGGAGAACATTTTCGAGTTTCCCCACGCGAAAAATATCTACGAATTGGGTTGGATATACAATGCCACCATGCACTACCAGGCCCGTTATTCGCTGGACAACGACTGGGGTGGTTGGAACGGCATTCATCTGACACCTTCGCGCGATGTAGATGGGAACCTGCTGCCTTACAAGCTGGGCATGCCTTACGAGCGCTACGAGGCTACCGACTATCGTAAACAACCATTCAAAACTACCGATGCTGCCGGCTCCCATGAAGGATTTTTCCTCGTTGGTCAGCAGTATGAGTTTAACTATTCGCGTGGTTACGGTTTCGATAGTACGAAGCCGGTGAATGGCACAGAGGAGTACAATGGTAAACCACTCGCTTATGTGGATATGGTAGGCCGTTTCTCTGAAAAGCCCGGTGGCCGCTGGGCCGAAGGCTCGCACGTAACAACCGGTGAAGAAAATTCAGGCGTAAGGCTCATGAAGTTCCCCTGGTTGCCGATGACCAAAGAGTTGTTCCAGTTCAACTCTGTACCGGAAATTCGCCTGGCCGAAATTTATTACTCGCTGGCTGAATGTAAGTACCGCGCCAACGATAAAGCAGGTGCTGCCACCTTGCTGGATGCAGTGCGTAAGCGCAACTTTCCCGTGGCTGCCTGGGCTGGTACCAGCTATGCGGCCAACCTGGCAAAACTTACCGACGATGAATTTGTGATCGAACTAGGTCGCGAGTTTATCGGCGAACGCCACCGACGCACCGACCTCGTTCGCTGGGACCGATTTGGCGCCGAGTGGTGGGATAAGCCTGTAGATGGCAAAGACCGCAGCGTGTTCCCGATCCCGCAACGCGCGCTCAACTCCAACCCATTGCTCAAGCCTAACGGCTATGAGTGA
- the hisG gene encoding ATP phosphoribosyltransferase, with the protein MQKLRIAIQKSGRLHDDSIKLLKECGIDMNNGVNKLKTEASNFPLEVFFLRDDDIPQYVEDGVADIGIVGENVVLEKARTVDAIEKLGFGKCRLSLAVPKGMEYTSVKDMQNMRIATSYPVILEQFLSKNNITAEIHEISGSVEIAPGIGLAEAICDLVSSGSTLFMNGLKEVETVLKSEAVLIANKSLTAEQIQILDKLLFRIKAVKKAKNNKYVLLNAPNDNLAQIISLLPGMKSPTVLPLAEAGWSSVHSVLNENDFWDIIESLKAAGAQGILVVPIEKMVI; encoded by the coding sequence ATGCAAAAGCTAAGAATTGCGATTCAGAAATCAGGCCGTCTACACGACGATTCTATCAAACTGCTGAAAGAATGCGGTATTGACATGAACAATGGCGTTAACAAGCTCAAAACGGAAGCCAGCAACTTCCCCCTGGAAGTGTTTTTCCTGCGCGACGATGATATTCCGCAATACGTGGAAGATGGCGTAGCCGACATTGGTATCGTGGGAGAAAACGTAGTGCTGGAAAAAGCACGCACCGTAGATGCGATCGAGAAACTGGGCTTTGGCAAATGCCGCCTTTCGCTCGCAGTGCCTAAAGGCATGGAATACACGTCGGTAAAAGATATGCAGAACATGCGCATCGCGACCAGCTACCCGGTAATCCTCGAACAGTTCCTGTCTAAAAATAATATCACCGCAGAAATTCATGAGATCAGCGGATCGGTGGAAATCGCTCCCGGTATAGGTTTGGCAGAAGCGATCTGTGACCTGGTGAGCAGCGGATCTACTTTATTCATGAATGGTTTGAAAGAGGTGGAAACCGTGCTGAAGTCAGAAGCGGTATTAATCGCTAATAAAAGCCTCACAGCCGAGCAAATCCAGATCCTGGACAAATTGTTGTTCCGCATCAAGGCGGTGAAAAAAGCCAAGAATAACAAGTACGTGCTGCTGAACGCACCGAACGATAACCTGGCCCAGATCATCAGCCTGCTGCCCGGCATGAAAAGCCCCACCGTACTGCCACTCGCAGAAGCCGGCTGGAGCTCTGTACACTCCGTGCTGAACGAAAATGACTTCTGGGACATTATCGAAAGCCTGAAAGCCGCCGGTGCCCAGGGCATCCTCGTAGTGCCGATCGAAAAAATGGTGATATAA
- the hisC gene encoding histidinol-phosphate transaminase yields MFDLNNLLRDNIKRLVPYSSARDEFKGEASVYLDANENSFGSPLPKDYNRYPDPMQWKIKYKLADIKGVPPQNIFLGNGSDECIDVLYRAFCRPGVDNVVLCPPTYGMYEVSANINDTVIRKVSLTEDFQLDLPALEQAIDENTKLIFICSPNNPTGNSINREDIEMVLNNFDGIVVIDEAYINFAKQKTFIQELTEYPNLVVLQTLSKAWGLAGLRLGMAFAGEPVIDVMNKIKPPYNINQSTQELVEEALNNTEKVNDWIRETVAEREKLVAGLLQLPVVQKVYPSDANFVLAKTTDAKGLYNKLVEQGIIVRDRSKVELCAGCLRITVGTPEENVQLLNALQA; encoded by the coding sequence ATGTTCGACTTAAATAATCTGCTTCGCGATAATATCAAAAGACTGGTGCCTTACTCTTCCGCAAGAGATGAGTTTAAAGGAGAAGCCAGCGTTTATCTCGATGCTAATGAAAATAGCTTCGGCTCACCGCTGCCAAAGGATTACAACCGTTACCCGGATCCCATGCAGTGGAAGATCAAATACAAACTGGCCGACATTAAAGGTGTTCCGCCGCAAAATATTTTTCTCGGTAATGGCAGCGATGAATGTATAGATGTACTCTATCGTGCATTCTGTCGCCCGGGTGTTGATAACGTGGTGCTTTGTCCACCGACTTATGGCATGTACGAAGTAAGTGCCAATATCAACGACACGGTTATCCGCAAAGTGAGCCTCACCGAAGATTTTCAACTTGACTTACCTGCGCTGGAGCAAGCCATCGATGAAAACACGAAACTCATTTTTATCTGTTCGCCCAATAACCCTACCGGTAATTCCATCAACCGTGAGGATATTGAAATGGTGCTGAATAATTTCGATGGGATTGTAGTGATCGATGAAGCGTACATCAACTTCGCAAAACAAAAAACATTCATCCAGGAGCTTACGGAGTATCCGAACCTGGTTGTGTTGCAAACCCTCTCCAAAGCCTGGGGACTCGCTGGTTTGCGCCTGGGTATGGCCTTTGCGGGTGAGCCTGTGATCGATGTGATGAATAAAATCAAGCCGCCGTATAACATCAATCAATCCACCCAGGAATTGGTAGAAGAAGCGTTGAACAACACAGAAAAGGTGAACGACTGGATCCGTGAAACAGTGGCGGAGCGCGAAAAGCTCGTAGCCGGACTGTTACAGCTGCCCGTCGTACAAAAAGTATATCCCAGCGACGCCAACTTCGTACTGGCTAAAACGACGGACGCGAAAGGTTTGTACAACAAACTGGTAGAACAGGGCATTATCGTACGCGATCGCTCTAAAGTGGAGCTGTGTGCAGGTTGCCTTCGCATTACCGTAGGCACGCCGGAAGAAAATGTTCAACTGTTAAACGCATTACAAGCATGA
- a CDS encoding SusC/RagA family TonB-linked outer membrane protein, with the protein MKKTIYFHEQASRSLLKRFKTGVFSKSAWLALLLSLCWSFTFAQSRQVTGTVTDAKGEGLFNVNVRVKGTTSGTYTDAQGKFKVSVADNAAVLVFTYLGYEAKEVPVGEASDLKIDLKESLSQLTDVVVVGYGSVQKKNLTNAVTSISSKDFLQGGFNSPLAQIEGKVAGVAVSNTAAADPNNGAQIQVRGVGSIGAGFEPLIVIDGMPGGDLRNIAQQDIESISVLKDASAAAIYGTRGANGVILVQTKKGRAGKVTLTYDGFAEHDAVASKPDILSATEFLAKQRDTDRGARTNWYDELIRKDNFGVNHFLTVSGGSENSIFRLSGNFRNKTGIDIATERREYGYRANFQQRVLDGRLEFSGNLSQRVTKEEYTNYDAFKMAVKLNPTLPIMDPNNPLMYNTLQGFDTYNPVQNLKARENGADHKYSIIDLNIRLNLLKNLNTELKLARQGHERLGREYHTSKSAESVQNNRTGRARLQNETWEDYTLEWLGNYSLRVDKHDITVMGGYTYQEFNTQGFNAENMDFISDAFSYNNIGTGAWNLQSGRLGMGSWKSKEKLAAFLGRVTYNYDDTYFFTGSLRYEANGKFGSDNRWGLFPALSGAWRISNLGALRGNSAINELKLRLSYGVVGRSGFPRYTALARYSAYGKYRDDNGEWIQVYGPGNNYNPVLQWEKAVAYNLGVDFGFFQNRLTGSIDVFERQSKELLDNYDVPVGAYLHDRMFVNVGTASSRGVELTTNYNVVNTSKFNWTTTVTGSYIKSKLKSWSNAQYTGNIRYLQDLPSPGNPGPGYRLEPGIELGSFWGYKYAGVDDQGRIMVWKDGIVGKEKILGSTASSGTDKTYLGHGAPHYELSWGNTFTYGALDLSLYFRGRFDYKIMNLYQMYYGLQAEPGINLLQDAYGRNDHIKSPKLITDYFLENGDFFRLDNLVLGWSPKVPIKYVNSFRIYGAVRNVFTLTKYTGLDPAAVGITGLTPGYGNLDVYPITRTFTFGAQVNF; encoded by the coding sequence ATGAAAAAAACAATTTACTTCCACGAGCAAGCCAGTCGCAGTTTGCTAAAACGTTTTAAAACAGGCGTTTTCAGCAAATCGGCGTGGTTGGCTTTGCTGCTTTCCCTTTGCTGGAGCTTTACTTTTGCCCAGTCCCGGCAGGTAACAGGTACGGTTACCGATGCTAAAGGCGAGGGGCTTTTTAATGTCAACGTGCGCGTTAAAGGTACTACCAGCGGTACTTACACAGATGCCCAGGGGAAATTCAAGGTATCCGTTGCGGATAATGCCGCGGTGTTAGTATTTACTTATCTCGGTTATGAAGCAAAAGAAGTGCCGGTTGGCGAAGCGTCGGACCTGAAAATCGATCTGAAAGAATCGTTAAGCCAATTGACAGATGTGGTAGTGGTAGGTTATGGGTCCGTACAAAAAAAGAACCTGACTAATGCCGTTACTTCCATTAGCAGTAAAGACTTTTTGCAGGGCGGATTTAATAGTCCGCTGGCGCAGATAGAAGGTAAGGTAGCCGGTGTGGCGGTGTCCAACACAGCTGCTGCCGATCCGAACAACGGTGCGCAAATCCAGGTGCGTGGCGTAGGTTCCATCGGTGCCGGCTTTGAACCTTTGATCGTAATTGACGGTATGCCTGGTGGCGATCTTCGCAATATTGCGCAACAGGACATTGAATCGATCAGCGTGTTGAAAGATGCATCTGCCGCAGCGATTTACGGTACCCGTGGTGCGAACGGCGTAATACTCGTTCAAACGAAAAAGGGCAGGGCCGGTAAGGTAACACTCACGTACGACGGTTTTGCAGAACATGATGCCGTGGCCTCCAAGCCCGATATTCTTTCTGCAACAGAGTTCCTCGCCAAACAGCGCGATACCGACCGCGGCGCCCGCACGAACTGGTATGATGAGTTGATCCGGAAGGATAATTTCGGGGTGAACCACTTCCTTACGGTAAGCGGTGGTTCGGAGAACAGCATCTTCAGACTGTCGGGTAACTTCCGTAACAAAACAGGTATAGATATAGCGACCGAGCGCCGGGAGTATGGCTACCGCGCTAATTTTCAGCAGCGTGTGCTGGACGGCCGCCTAGAGTTTTCGGGCAACCTGTCACAAAGGGTGACGAAGGAAGAGTACACTAACTACGACGCCTTCAAAATGGCCGTGAAACTCAATCCCACGCTCCCGATCATGGATCCGAACAATCCGCTCATGTACAACACGCTGCAGGGTTTTGATACGTACAACCCTGTGCAGAACCTGAAAGCGCGCGAGAACGGTGCTGATCATAAGTATTCGATCATTGACCTGAACATCCGGCTGAACCTGCTGAAAAACCTGAATACGGAGCTAAAATTAGCCCGGCAGGGACATGAGCGCCTGGGCCGCGAGTATCATACTTCTAAGTCGGCAGAGTCGGTGCAGAACAACCGTACCGGCCGCGCACGCCTGCAAAATGAAACCTGGGAAGACTATACGCTCGAGTGGCTGGGCAACTACAGCCTGCGTGTAGATAAACATGACATTACCGTAATGGGTGGCTACACTTACCAGGAGTTCAATACACAGGGCTTTAATGCCGAAAACATGGACTTTATTTCCGACGCTTTCAGCTACAATAATATCGGAACAGGCGCCTGGAACCTGCAGAGCGGTCGTCTCGGTATGGGTTCCTGGAAGAGTAAGGAAAAACTGGCGGCGTTTCTTGGTCGCGTTACTTACAACTACGATGATACCTACTTCTTCACAGGGTCGCTGCGTTACGAGGCCAATGGTAAATTCGGTAGCGACAACCGCTGGGGTTTATTCCCTGCATTGTCCGGTGCGTGGCGTATTTCCAACCTGGGTGCATTGCGTGGTAACAGCGCCATCAACGAGTTGAAACTTCGCTTGTCTTACGGCGTGGTAGGTCGTTCAGGCTTCCCCCGTTACACCGCACTGGCGCGCTATTCGGCCTACGGCAAATATCGCGACGACAACGGCGAATGGATCCAGGTGTATGGTCCGGGTAATAACTATAACCCCGTACTGCAATGGGAAAAGGCGGTGGCGTACAACCTCGGTGTAGACTTCGGATTTTTCCAGAACAGGTTAACGGGTAGCATCGATGTGTTCGAACGCCAGAGCAAAGAATTGCTGGATAACTACGATGTGCCGGTAGGGGCCTACCTGCATGATCGTATGTTCGTAAACGTAGGTACTGCCAGTTCGCGTGGCGTGGAGTTAACGACGAACTACAACGTGGTTAACACCAGTAAATTTAACTGGACCACCACGGTAACTGGCTCTTATATCAAATCTAAACTGAAGTCATGGTCGAACGCGCAATACACAGGTAACATCCGTTATCTGCAGGATTTGCCATCACCTGGTAATCCGGGGCCTGGTTACAGACTCGAGCCCGGTATTGAACTCGGAAGCTTCTGGGGTTATAAGTACGCCGGTGTAGACGATCAGGGCCGCATCATGGTTTGGAAAGATGGCATCGTAGGCAAGGAAAAAATCCTGGGCAGCACTGCCAGCTCCGGTACGGATAAAACCTACCTCGGACATGGTGCGCCGCATTACGAACTGTCATGGGGTAATACATTCACGTATGGAGCTTTGGACCTGAGCCTCTATTTCCGTGGCCGTTTCGATTACAAGATCATGAACCTTTACCAGATGTACTATGGTTTGCAGGCAGAGCCAGGCATTAACCTGTTGCAGGATGCTTACGGCCGTAACGATCATATCAAGTCACCAAAACTGATCACCGATTACTTCCTGGAAAATGGAGACTTTTTCCGGTTAGATAACCTGGTGTTGGGTTGGTCGCCAAAAGTACCGATCAAGTATGTGAATAGTTTCCGCATTTATGGCGCGGTGCGTAATGTGTTCACGCTCACCAAATACACTGGCTTAGATCCCGCTGCTGTAGGCATTACCGGCTTAACCCCCGGCTATGGCAACCTGGATGTTTATCCTATTACCCGGACGTTCACATTTGGCGCACAGGTTAATTTCTAG
- the hisD gene encoding histidinol dehydrogenase, whose amino-acid sequence MQYIRYPEKSTWNSILQRPAFDTRDLESRVAAILDDVKANGDAAIRKYALQFDKAELNELSISEAQFEAAAAQVSEELKAAIQQAKSNIETFHKRQAEATTVVETMPGVQCWRRATAIEKVGLYIPGGSAPLFSTILMLGIPAKLAGCKEIVLCSPAGKGGIHPAILYTAQLVGITRVFGIGGVQAIGAMAYGTESVPRVYKIFGPGNQYVTCAKQLVSKAGLAIDMPAGPSEVAVLADDTCVPDFVAADLLSQAEHGPDSQVVLVTTSEKVITDVKAAVEKQLAELPRRDIAEKALGNSKLLLVQSLDEAMELLNAYAPEHLIVACADDEAIADRVVNAGSVFLGNYSPESAGDYASGTNHTLPTNGYATAYSGVSLDSFVKKITFQRLSHEGLQQLGPFIETMAAAEGLDAHKLAVTVRLKAINN is encoded by the coding sequence ATGCAATATATCCGTTACCCGGAAAAAAGCACCTGGAATAGCATCCTGCAAAGGCCGGCCTTCGATACACGTGACCTCGAAAGCCGTGTAGCGGCTATCCTGGATGATGTTAAAGCCAATGGCGATGCAGCTATCCGCAAATATGCGCTGCAGTTCGATAAGGCAGAACTGAATGAACTCAGCATCAGCGAAGCGCAGTTCGAAGCCGCTGCAGCACAGGTAAGCGAGGAGCTGAAGGCAGCCATCCAACAGGCAAAAAGTAATATTGAAACGTTCCATAAACGGCAGGCAGAAGCGACTACCGTCGTAGAAACAATGCCTGGCGTGCAATGCTGGCGCCGCGCCACGGCGATTGAGAAAGTGGGGTTGTACATTCCCGGCGGTTCCGCACCATTGTTCTCTACCATCCTGATGCTCGGCATTCCCGCTAAGCTCGCGGGCTGTAAGGAAATCGTGCTCTGTTCACCTGCAGGTAAAGGTGGCATTCACCCTGCTATCCTTTACACCGCACAACTGGTGGGCATTACCCGCGTGTTCGGCATTGGTGGCGTACAGGCGATTGGCGCCATGGCCTACGGTACGGAAAGTGTACCACGGGTGTACAAAATCTTCGGTCCGGGTAACCAGTATGTTACCTGCGCCAAGCAACTGGTAAGCAAAGCCGGACTCGCCATCGATATGCCTGCAGGCCCTTCGGAAGTGGCGGTGCTGGCAGACGATACCTGTGTGCCTGATTTCGTAGCAGCTGATTTGTTGTCGCAGGCCGAGCATGGTCCGGACAGCCAGGTAGTATTGGTCACTACTTCAGAAAAAGTAATAACTGACGTGAAAGCCGCCGTGGAAAAACAGCTGGCCGAACTGCCCCGCCGCGATATCGCAGAAAAGGCATTAGGCAACAGTAAACTGCTGCTCGTACAATCGCTGGATGAAGCCATGGAATTATTGAACGCCTATGCCCCCGAACACCTGATCGTGGCCTGTGCAGACGATGAGGCCATCGCCGATCGGGTGGTAAATGCAGGCTCGGTGTTTCTCGGCAATTACTCTCCCGAAAGTGCAGGCGACTATGCTTCCGGTACCAACCACACCTTGCCCACCAATGGCTATGCTACTGCCTACAGCGGCGTATCGCTCGACAGCTTTGTGAAGAAGATCACATTCCAGCGACTGAGCCACGAAGGCTTGCAGCAACTGGGGCCGTTCATCGAAACCATGGCCGCCGCAGAGGGGCTGGATGCACACAAACTGGCTGTAACCGTTCGTTTAAAAGCTATCAACAATTAA
- a CDS encoding sigma-70 family RNA polymerase sigma factor, producing the protein MEAATFETVYRQKYEVFCIAAYAILGNKEDAKDVVINLFADIWEKREYYQIEDMESYMWRAVKNRCFNHLSKRALQETREQDYQASLLNYVLPEAFAAEVKEVLVNAVNEMPPQRLQVFTSIYLDEQKYHETASSMGISINSVKTHMKLALKHLRIRLSENF; encoded by the coding sequence ATGGAAGCAGCTACATTTGAGACAGTTTACAGGCAGAAGTATGAGGTGTTTTGCATCGCCGCGTACGCTATTCTCGGCAATAAGGAAGATGCCAAAGATGTGGTGATTAACCTGTTTGCGGACATTTGGGAAAAACGGGAGTATTACCAGATTGAGGACATGGAAAGTTATATGTGGCGGGCCGTTAAGAACAGATGTTTTAATCACCTCAGCAAAAGGGCCTTACAGGAAACCAGGGAACAGGACTACCAGGCCAGTCTTCTCAATTACGTACTACCAGAGGCTTTCGCCGCCGAAGTGAAGGAGGTGCTCGTTAACGCCGTGAATGAAATGCCCCCGCAACGCTTACAGGTATTCACCTCAATTTATCTTGATGAACAAAAGTATCACGAAACGGCCTCCAGCATGGGTATTTCCATCAATTCGGTTAAAACGCACATGAAACTTGCCTTAAAGCATTTGCGGATAAGGCTTTCTGAAAATTTTTAG